A window from Nycticebus coucang isolate mNycCou1 chromosome X, mNycCou1.pri, whole genome shotgun sequence encodes these proteins:
- the MED12 gene encoding mediator of RNA polymerase II transcription subunit 12 isoform X7, with translation MAAFGILSYEHRPLKRPRLGPPDVYPQDPKQKEDELTALNVKQGFNNQPAVSGDEHGSAKNVNFNPAKISSNFSSIIAEKLRCNTLPDTGRRKPQVNQKDNFWLVTPRSQSAINTWFTDLAGTKPLTQLAKKVPIFSKKEEVFGYLAKYTVPVMRAAWLIKMTCAYYAAMSETKVKKRHVDPFTEWTQITTKYLWEQLQKMAEYYRPGTAGSGGCGSTIGPLPHDVEVAIRQWDYNEKLAMFMFQDGMLDRHEFLTWVLECFEKIRPGEDELLKLLLPLLLRYSGEFVQSAYLSRRLAYFCTRRLALQLDGVSSHSSHVMSSQSTSTLPTTPAPQPPTSSTPSTPFSDLLMCPQHRPLVFGLSCILQTILLCCPSALVWHYSLTDSRIKTGSPLDHLPIAPSNLPMPEGNSAFTQQVRAKLREIEQQIKERGQAVEVRWSFDKCQEATAGFTIGRVLHTLEVLDSHSFERSDFSNSLDSLCNRIFGLGPSKDGHEISSDDDAVVSLLCEWAVSCKRSGRHRAMVVAKLLEKRQAEIEAERCGESEAADEKGSIASGSLSAPSAPIFQDVLLQFLDTQAPMLTDPRSESERVEFFNLVLLFCELIRHDVFSHNMYTCTLISRGDLAFGAPGPRPPSPFDDPADDPERKEVEGSSSSKLEDPGLSESMDIDPSSSVLFEDMEKPDFSLFSPTMTCEGKGSPSPEKPDVEKEVKPPPKEKIEGTLGVLYDQPRHVQYATHFPIPQEESCSHECNQRLVVLFGVGKQRDDARHAIKKITKDILKVLNRKGTAETDQLAPIVPLNPGDLTFLGGEDGQKRRRNRPEAFPTAEDIFAKFQHLSHYDQHQVTAQVSRNVLEQITSFALGMSYHLPLVQHVQFIFDLMEYSLSISGLIDFAIQLLNELSVVEAELLLKSSDLVGSYTTSLCLCIVAVLRHYHACLILNQDQMAQVFEGLCGVVKHGMNRSDGSSAERCILAYLYDLYTSCSHLKSKFGELFSDFCSKVKNTIYCNVEPSESNMRWAPEFMIDTLENPAAHTFTYTGLGKSLSENPANRYSFVCNALMHVCVGHHDPDRVNDIAILCAELTGYCKSLSAEWLGVLKALCCSSNNGTCGFNDLLCNVDVSDLSFHDSLATFVAILIARQCLLLEDLIRCAAIPSLLNAACSEQDSEPGARLTCRILLHLFKTPQLNPCQSDGNKPTVGIRSSCDRHLLAASQNRIVDGAVFAVLKAVFVLGGTEELPEEEGGGGSGGRRQGSRNISVETASLDVYAKYVLRSICQQEWVGERCLKSLCEDSNDLQDPVLSSAQAQRLMQLICYPHRLLDNEDGENPQRQRIKRILQNLDQWTMRQSSLELQLMIKQTPNNEMNSLLENIAKATIEVFQQSAETGSSSGNAASNMPSSNKTKPVLSSLERSGVWLVAPLIAKLPTSVQGHVLKAAGEELEKGQHLGSSSRKERDRQKQKSMSLLSQQPFLSLVLTCLKGQDEQREGLLTSLYSQVHQIVNNWRDDQYLDDCKPKQLMHEALKLRLNLVGGMFDTVQRSTQQTTEWAMLLLEIIISGTVDMQSNNELFTTVLDMLSVLINGTLAADMSSISQGSMEENKRAYMNLVKKLQKELGERQSDSLEKVRQLLPLPKQTRDVITCEPQGSLIDTKGNKIAGFDSIFKKEGLQVSTKQKISPWDLFEGLKPSAPLSWGWFGTVRVDRRVARGEEQQRLLLYHTHLRPRPRAYYLEPLPLPPEDEEPPAPTLLEPEKKAPEPPKTDKPGAAPPSTEERKKKSTKGKKRSQPATKTEDYGMGPGRSGPYGVTVPPDLLHHTNPSSISHISYRQSSISLYTQNQPLPAGGPRVDPYRPVRLPMQKLPTRPTYPGVLPTTMTSVIGLEPSSYKTSVYRQQQPTVPQGQRLRQQLQAKIQSQGMLGQSSVHQMTPSSSYGLQTSQGYTPYVSHVGLQQHTGPAGTMVPPSYSSQPYQSTHPSTNPTLVDPTRHLQQRPSGYVHQQAPAYGHGLTSTQRFSHQTLQQTPMISTMTPLSAQGVQAGVRSTSILPEQQQQQQQQQQQQQQQQQQQQQQQYHIRQQQQQQMLRQQQQQQQQQQQQQQQQQQQQQQQQHQQQQQQQAAPPQPQPQAQPQFQRQGLQQTQQQQQTAALVRQLQQQLSNTQPQPSTNIFGRY, from the exons ATGGCGGCTTTCGGGATCTTGAGCTACGAACACCGGCCCCTGAAGCGGCCGCGGCTGGGGCCTCCCGATGTATACCCTCAAGATCCCAAACAGAAGGAG GATGAACTGACGGCCTTGAATGTAAAACAAGGTTTCAATAACCAGCCTGCTGTCTCTGGGGATGAACATGGCAGTGCTAAGAACGTCAACTTCAATCCTGCCAAG ATCAGTTCCAACTTCAGCAGCATTATTGCAGAGAAGTTACGTTGTAACACCCTTCCTGACACTGGTCGCAGGAAGCCCCAAGTGAACCAGAAGGACAACTTCTGGCTGGTGACTCCACGATCCCAAAGTGCCATTAACACCTGGTTCACTGACCTGGCTGGCACCAAGCCCCTCACACAACTAGCTAAAAAG GTCCCCATTTTCAGTAAGAAGGAAGAAGTGTTTGGGTACTTAGCCAAATACACAGTGCCTGTGATGCGGGCTGCCTGGCTCATTAAGATGACCTGTGCCTACTATGCAGCAATGTCTGAGACCAAGGTTAAGAAGAGACATGTTGACCCCTTCACGG AATGGACTCAGATTACCACCAAGTACTTATGGGAACAGCTACAGAAAATGGCTGAATACTACCGGCCAGGGACTGCAGGAAGTGGGGGCTGTGGTTCCACAATAGGGCCCTTGCCCCATGATGTAGAGGTGGCAATCCGACAGTGGGATTACAATGAGAAGCTGGCCATGTTCATGTTTCAG GATGGAATGCTGGACAGACATGAGTTCCTGACCTGGGTgcttgagtgttttgagaaaATCCGCCCTGGAGAGGATGAATTGCTTAAACTGCTGCTGCCTTTACTGCTTCGA TACTCTGGGGAATTTGTTCAGTCTGCATACCTCTCCCGCCGCCTTGCCTACTTCTGTACCCGGAGACTGGCCCTGCAGCTGGATGGTGTGAGCAGCCACTCATCTCATGTTATGTCCTCTCAGTCAACAAGCACGCTGCCTACCACCCCTGCTCCTCAGCCCCCAACTAGCAGCACACCCTCAACTCCCTTTAGTGACCTGCTTATGTGCCCTCAGCACCGGCCCCTGGTTTTTGGCCTCAGCTGTATCCTACAG ACCATCCTCCTGTGTTGTCCTAGTGCCCTGGTTTGGCACTACTCACTGACTGACAGCCGGATTAAGACTGGCTCACCGCTTGACCACTTGCCTATTGCCCCCTCCAACCTGCCCATGCCAGAGGGGAACAGTGCCTTCACTCAGCAG GTCCGTGCGAAGTTGCGGGAGATTGAGCAGCAGATCAAGGAGCGAGGACAGGCAGTTGAGGTTCGCTGGTCTTTTGACAAGTGTCAGGAAGCTACTGCAG GCTTCACCATTGGACGGGTGCTCCATACTTTGGAAGTGCTGGACAGCCATAGTTTTGAGCGCTCTGACTTTAGCAACTCTCTTGACTCCCTTTGTAACCGAATCTTTGGATTGGGACCTAGCAAGGATGGGCATGAG ATCTCTTCAGATGATGATGCTGTGGTATCATTACTATGTGAATGGGCTGTCAGCTGCAAGCGTTCTGGCCGGCATCGTGCTATGGTGGTAGCCAAGCTCCTGGAGAAGAGACAGGCAGAGATTGAGGCTGAG CGTTGTGGAGAATCAGAAGCAGCAGATGAGAAAGGTTCCATCGCCTCTGGCTCTCTTTCTGCTCCTAGTGCTCCCATTTTCCAAGATGTTCTACTGCAGTTTCTGGATACACAGGCTCCCATGCTGA cgGACCCCCGAAGTGAGAGTGAGCGGGTGGAATTCTTTAACTTAGTACTGCTGTTCTGTGAACTGATCCGACATGATGTTTTCTCCCACAACATGTATACTTGCACTCTCATATCCCGAGGGGACCTTGCCTTTGGAGCCCCTGGTCCCCGGCCTCCCTCTCCCTTTGATGATCCTGCTGATGACCCAGAGCGCAAGGAGGTTGAAGGCAGCAGCAGTAGCAAGCTGGAG GACCCAGGACTCTCAGAATCTATGGACATTGACCCAAGTTCCAGTGTACTCTTTGAGGACATGGAGAAGCCTGATTTCTCA TTGTTTTCCCCTACTATGACCTGTGAAGGGAAGGGCAGTCCATCCCCTGAGAAACCAGATGTTGAGAAGGAAGTGAAGCCTCCACCCAAGGAGAAGATTGAAGGGACCCTTGGAGTTCTTTATGACCAGCCACGACATGTGCAGTATGCTACACACTTTCCCATCCCCCAG GAGGAGTCATGCAGCCATGAGTGCAACCAGCGGTTGGTCGTACTGTTTGGGGTGGGAAAGCAGCGAGATGATGCCCGCCATGCCATCAAGAAGATTACCAAGGATATCCTGAAGGTTCTGAACCGCAAGGGAACAGCAGAAACTG ACCAGCTTGCTCCTATTGTGCCTCTGAATCCTGGAGACCTGACATTCTTAG GTGGGGAGGACGGGCAGAAGCGGAGGCGCAACCGGCCTGAAGCCTTCCCCACTGCTGAAGATATCTTTGCTAAGTTCCAGCACCTTTCACATTATGACCAACATCAGGTCACAGCTCAG GTCTCCCGGAATGTCCTGGAGCAGATCACAAGCTTTGCCCTTGGCATGTCATACCACTTGCCTCTGGTGCAGCATGTGCAGTTCATCTTCGACCTCATGGAATATTCACTCAGCATCAGTGGCCTCATCGACTTTGCCATTCAG CTGCTGAATGAACTGAGCGTAGTTGAGGCCGAGCTGCTTCTCAAATCCTCAGATCTGGTGGGTAGCTATACTACCAGCCTGTGTCTGTGCATCGTGGCTGTCCTGAGGCACTATCATGCCTGCCTCATTCTCAACCAGGACCAGATGGCACAAGTCTTTGAGGG GCTATGTGGCGTAGTGAAGCATGGGATGAACCGGTCAGATGGCTCCTCTGCAGAACGCTGTATCCTTGCTTATCTCTATGATCTGTACACCTCCTGTAGCCATTTAAAGAGCAAATTTGGGGAGCTCTTCAG TGACTTTTGCTCAAAGGTGAAGAATACTATCTACTGCAATGTAGAGCCATCGGAATCAAATATGCGCTGGGCACCTGAGTTCATGATTGACACTCTGGAGAACCCTGCAGCTCACACCTTCACCTACACAGGGCTAGGCAAGAGTCTTAGTGAGAACCCTGCTAACCGCTACAGCTTTGTCTGCAATGCCCTTATGCACGTCTGTGTGGGGCACCATGATCCCGATAG GGTGAATGACATTGCAATCCTGTGTGCAGAACTGACCGGCTACTGCAAGTCACTGAGTgcagaatggcttggagtacttAAGGCCTTGTGCTGCTCCTCTAACAATGGCACTTGTGGTTTCAACGACCTCCTCTGCAATGTAGAT GTGAGTGACCTGTCTTTTCATGACTCCCTGGCTACTTTTGTTGCCATCCTCATTGCTCGGCAGTGTTTGCTCTTAGAAGATCTGATTCGCTGTGCTGCCATCCCTTCGCTCCTTAATGCTG CTTGTAGTGAACAGGACTCTGAGCCTGGGGCCCGGCTTACCTGCCGCATCCTCCTCCACCTTTTCAAGACACCACAACTCAATCCTTGCCAGTCTGATGGAA ACAAACCTACAGTAGGAATCCGCTCCTCCTGTGACCGCCACCTGCTGGCTGCCTCCCAGAACCGCATCGTGGATGGAGCTGTGTTTGCTGTTCTCAAGGCTGTGTTTGTACTTG GAGGAACAGAAGAACTTccagaagaggagggaggaggtggcagTGGCGGTCGAAGGCAGGGTAGCCGCAACATCTCTGTGGAGACAGCCAGTCTGGATGTCTATGCCAAGTACGTGCTACGCAGCATCTGCCAACAG GAATGGGTAGGAGAACGTTGCCTTAAGTCTCTGTGTGAGGACAGCAATGACCTACAAGATCCAGTGTTGAGTAGTGCCCAGGCCCAGCGCCTCATGCAGCTTATCTGCTATCCACATCGACTGCTGGACAATGAGGATGGGGAAAACCCTCAGCGACAACGCATTAAGCGTATTCTTCAG AACTTGGACCAGTGGACCATGCGCCAGTCTTCCTTGGAATTGCAGCTCATGATCAAGCAGACCCCTAACAAC GAGATGAACTCCCTCTTGGAGAACATTGCCAAGGCCACAATTGAGGTTTTCCAACAGTCAGCAGAGACAGGGTCATCTTCTGGAAATGCTGCAAGCAACATGCCCAGCAGCAACAAGACCAAGCCTGTGCTCAG CTCTCTAGAGCGCTCCGGTGTATGGCTGGTTGCCCCCCTCATTGCTAAACTGCCCACCTCAGTCCAGGGACATGTATTAAAGGCTGCTGGGGAGGAATTAGAGAAGGGTCAGCACCTGGGTTCCTCTTCCCGCAAAGAACGGGATCGACAAAAGCAGAAGAG CATGTCCCTGTTGAGCCAGCAGCCCTTCTTATCCCTGGTGCTGACATGTCTGAAAGGGCAGGATGAGCAACGTGAGGGACTCCTTACCTCCCTCTACAGCCAGGTGCACCAG ATTGTGAATAATTGGCGAGATGACCAGTACTTAGATGATTGTAAACCAAAGCAGCTCATGCATGAGGCACTCAAACTGCGGCTCAACCTG GTGGGGGGCATGTTTGACACGGTGCAGCGCAGCACCCAGCAGACCACAGAGTGGGCCATGCTCCTCCTGGAGATCATCATCAGTGGCACTGTCGACATGCAGTCCAACAA TGAGCTCTTTACTACTGTGTTGGACATGCTGAGTGTGCTTATCAATGGGACATTGGCTGCAGATATGTCTAGCATCTCACAAGGCAGCATGGAGGAAAACAAACGTGCATACATGAACCTGGTGAAGAAGCTGCAG AAAGAATTGGGGGAGCGCCAGTCGGACAGTCTGGAAAAGGTTCGCCAGCTGCTGCCACTGCCTAAGCAGACCCGAGATGTCATCACATGTGAGCCACAGGGCTCCCTCATCGACACCAAGGGCAACAAGATTGCTGGCTTCGATTCTATCTTCAAGAAGGAG GGTTTACAGGTTTCCACAAAACAAAAGATCTCTCCCTGGGATCTTTTTGAGGGGTTGAAGCCATCAGCACCACTTTCTTGGGGCTGGTTTGGAACAGTCCGGGTTGACCGACGAGTGGCTCGAGGAGAGGAACAGCAGCGGTTGCTGCTCTATCACACACACCTGAGACCCCGGCCCCGTGCCTATTACCTGGAGCCACTGCCACTACCACCAGAAGATGAGGAGCCCCCTGCTCCCACGCTGCTAGAGCCTGAGAAAAAGGCTCCAGAGCCCCCTAAAACAGATAAACCTGGGGCTGCTCCTCCCAGTACTGAGGAGCGCAAGAAGAAGTCCACCAAGGGCAAGAAGCGTAGCCAGCCAGCCACCAAAACAGAG GATTATGGAATGGGCCCAGGTCGGAGTGGTCCCTATGGTGTGACAGTGCCACCGGACCTCCTGCACCACACAAATCCTAGTTCTATATCCCACATTAGCTATAGACAGAGCTCCATAAGCCTGTATACCCAGAACCAGCCACTACCTGCAG GTGGCCCTCGTGTGGACCCATACCGCCCTGTGCGATTACCAATGCAGAAGCTGCCAACCCGACCAACTTACCCTGGAGTGCTACCCACAACTATGACTAGCGTCATAGGCTTAGAACCTTCCTCTTATAAGACCTCTGTGTACCGGCAGCAGCAACCTACAGTGCCCCAAGGACAGCGCCTTCGCCAACAGCTCCAGGCAAAGATA CAGAGTCAGGGGATGTTGGGGCAGTCATCTGTCCATCAGATGACTCCCAGCTCTTCCTACGGTCTACAGACCTCCCAG GGCTATACTCCTTATGTTTCTCATGTGGGATTGCAGCAACACACAGGCCCTGCAGGTACCATGGTGCCCCCCAGCTATTCCAGCCAGCCTTATCAGAGCACCCACCCTTCTACCAATCCTACTCTTGTAGATCCTACCCGCCACCTGCAACAGCGGCCCAGTGGCTATGTGCACCAGCAGGCCCCAGCCTATGGACATGGACTAACCTCCACTCAAAG GTTTTCACACCAGACACTGCAGCAGACACCAATGATAAGTACCATGACTCCACTGAGTGCCCAGGGTGTCCAGGCAGGTGTCCGCTCAACTTCCATCCTACCtgagcaacagcagcagcagcagcaacaacaacagcaacaacagcagcagcagcaacagcagcaacagcagcagtaCCACATCcggcaacagcaacaacagcagaTGCTGAGG caacagcagcagcagcagcaacagcagcagcagcagcagcagcagcaacagcaacaacagcaacaacaacagcaccagcagcaacagcaacaacaggcggctcctccccaaccccagccccaggCTCAACCCCAG TTCCAGCGCCAGGGGCTTCAGCAGACCCAGCAGCAGCAACAGACAGCAGCTTTGGTCCGGCAACTCCAACAACAGCTCTCCA ATACCCAGCCACAGCCCAGTACCAACATATTTGGACGCTACTGA